A region of Methanomassiliicoccales archaeon DNA encodes the following proteins:
- a CDS encoding NAD(P)/FAD-dependent oxidoreductase, which yields MKFDYDVIVVGAGPAGSVTALHAAKKGAKVLLIEKRQEIGASLRCAEGISREGLEKAKLKIDRSWISTEIAGAKIVSPNGNVFRLDERNAGNEVGLVLNRHLFDKALAADAARAGAEIMLKTAATGLIKDEGKVRGIVGTSFGEPIKITAKCVVGADGYESQVGRWGGLNTTIKPSDITSCFQYRMTNLKAEPDFCEFLIGSVAPGGYAWIFPKGGDTANVGLGVLGSRLKHPGEVKAYLDKFIKKDERLRCGQPLEAVAAAVSVSPPVEKAIADGLLLVGDAARVIDPITGGGIANGTIQAVFAGEVLGDCAQAGDFSEAALQKYEKLWRDQLENKLWRNWMAKEKLITLSDKTLDEVVKVLSECDIKSMSVYNLLAALKGKLPDLVKEFEELI from the coding sequence ATGAAGTTCGACTACGACGTCATCGTGGTCGGCGCCGGACCGGCAGGTAGCGTCACCGCTCTGCACGCGGCCAAGAAGGGCGCCAAGGTGCTCCTAATCGAGAAGCGCCAGGAGATTGGCGCGTCCCTTCGTTGCGCAGAAGGCATCTCTCGCGAAGGGTTGGAGAAGGCCAAGCTCAAGATCGACAGGAGCTGGATCTCGACGGAGATCGCAGGTGCGAAGATCGTTTCCCCCAACGGCAACGTCTTCCGCCTGGACGAAAGGAACGCCGGCAACGAGGTCGGGCTGGTGCTCAACCGGCACTTGTTCGACAAGGCTCTGGCGGCGGATGCGGCCCGGGCGGGCGCGGAGATCATGCTCAAGACCGCTGCCACCGGCCTGATCAAGGATGAAGGCAAGGTGCGCGGCATCGTGGGCACGAGCTTCGGCGAGCCAATCAAGATCACCGCCAAGTGCGTGGTCGGTGCCGATGGCTACGAATCGCAAGTGGGACGATGGGGCGGCCTCAATACGACCATCAAGCCTTCGGACATCACCTCCTGCTTCCAGTACCGAATGACCAACCTGAAGGCCGAGCCGGACTTCTGTGAGTTCCTCATCGGATCGGTGGCTCCGGGTGGCTACGCTTGGATCTTCCCCAAAGGAGGGGATACGGCGAACGTTGGACTGGGCGTCCTTGGCTCCAGGCTCAAGCACCCGGGAGAGGTCAAGGCATATCTGGACAAGTTCATCAAGAAGGATGAGAGGCTACGATGCGGACAGCCGTTGGAGGCAGTGGCCGCAGCCGTTTCCGTCTCACCACCGGTGGAGAAGGCGATAGCGGACGGACTGCTTCTGGTCGGAGATGCGGCCAGGGTCATAGACCCCATCACTGGAGGGGGCATCGCCAACGGGACTATCCAGGCGGTGTTCGCCGGCGAGGTCCTCGGGGATTGCGCTCAAGCTGGAGACTTCAGTGAGGCCGCCTTGCAGAAGTATGAGAAGCTGTGGCGGGACCAGCTGGAGAACAAGCTCTGGCGCAATTGGATGGCCAAGGAGAAGCTCATCACCCTTTCCGACAAGACGCTGGACGAGGTCGTGAAGGTGCTCTCGGAGTGCGACATCAAGTCGATGTCCGTATACAACCTCCTGGCGGCGCTTAAGGGGAAGCTTCCCGACCTGGTCAAGGAGTTCGAGGAGTTAATCTGA
- a CDS encoding mechanosensitive ion channel: protein MASLEQSLPVAADSSTWLADYGWAILLFLILLVISLYLWSYLSKNLEQLKVKESDYTDDEVITYLGRMVKVVLVIILVFVALFVTAQVWQEFRTEVWDKYLGYLLDIVFISIVLLVAMLIVRVLRRVSRRARMTKKDVHALHGSAIEFTSLLLSYVVYVTAAGLILLVLISFVPNLEPLKGLRDFLDSNVTKIGSTIILVLAIFAVVKLVGAIFEDYKFRTKKFNPQVIDLFNDLVRYVLYIIAFFTAVFMLFSMAGLESVGFLLVIVTLLFVSLGIAMSYTTIRNIVSGLALMNSDPFDIGDRVKLGKDLVCEVVEKNLVFTRVRTEDGETVEVPNSQIISGTILNFSRSGSHGLSVRLELPSSISHSVVEDIIAKAVTREEGLMKEPKPEIFAREFRGDKISYEVIVYVKDSMRTKRVRSDLIINIQDAFEAAGLRGLGGEK from the coding sequence GTGGCATCATTGGAGCAGTCCCTACCCGTGGCCGCTGATTCGTCCACGTGGCTGGCAGACTACGGCTGGGCGATCCTGCTATTCCTCATCTTGCTGGTCATATCCCTCTATCTCTGGTCTTATCTGTCCAAGAACCTGGAGCAGCTCAAGGTCAAGGAGTCGGACTACACGGACGACGAGGTGATCACCTACCTGGGTCGCATGGTGAAGGTGGTCCTCGTTATCATCCTGGTGTTCGTGGCCCTGTTCGTCACTGCCCAGGTATGGCAGGAATTCAGAACCGAGGTCTGGGACAAATACCTCGGCTACTTGCTGGACATAGTCTTCATCAGTATCGTCCTCCTGGTGGCCATGCTCATCGTCCGGGTGCTTCGTCGGGTATCGCGCAGGGCCCGAATGACCAAGAAGGACGTTCACGCTCTACACGGGAGCGCCATCGAGTTCACCTCCCTGCTCCTAAGCTACGTGGTCTATGTGACCGCCGCCGGCCTCATCCTCCTGGTGCTCATCTCGTTCGTGCCGAATCTGGAGCCTTTGAAGGGGTTGCGCGACTTCCTGGACAGCAACGTGACCAAGATCGGCTCCACCATCATCCTCGTGCTCGCCATATTCGCAGTGGTGAAGCTGGTGGGGGCGATCTTCGAGGACTACAAGTTCCGAACCAAGAAGTTCAACCCCCAGGTCATAGACCTGTTCAACGACCTGGTGAGGTATGTGTTATATATCATCGCTTTCTTCACGGCCGTCTTCATGTTGTTCTCCATGGCGGGACTGGAGTCGGTGGGCTTCCTCCTCGTCATCGTCACGCTCTTGTTCGTGTCATTGGGCATCGCCATGTCCTACACCACCATCCGCAATATCGTGTCTGGGCTGGCGTTGATGAACAGCGACCCCTTCGATATCGGCGACCGGGTGAAGCTGGGCAAGGACCTGGTCTGTGAAGTGGTGGAGAAGAACCTGGTGTTCACTCGAGTCCGCACCGAGGACGGGGAGACGGTGGAGGTGCCCAACAGCCAGATAATCAGCGGAACGATTCTGAACTTCAGTCGTTCCGGATCGCATGGGCTATCGGTCAGACTGGAGCTGCCGTCATCGATATCGCACAGCGTTGTGGAGGACATCATTGCCAAGGCAGTGACCCGGGAGGAAGGGCTGATGAAGGAACCTAAGCCCGAGATCTTCGCACGGGAGTTCCGGGGCGATAAGATATCCTACGAGGTCATCGTCTATGTCAAGGATTCCATGAGGACCAAGCGGGTCCGGTCCGACCTCATCATCAACATACAGGACGCCTTCGAGGCCGCGGGTTTGAGAGGTCTCGGTGGCGAGAAGTGA
- the mvk gene encoding mevalonate kinase has translation MSQTSSAPGKMILLGEHAVVFGQPAIAVAVNLRLRCRMEPATSSTLNGAPLSEISHSYVHHAIRLSGHEGPLALTTASEIPSGSGLGSSAAVSTSLLALLLSRRGSFSGEDVARKAFEVELAVQGRASPVDTSTSVHGRGVLIDNAPGENLLWRIQKDSREWYVHHCDVPRLTFVIGFTGIRASTGPLVAKVKRYHDRTVFARDIIQEIGQLTREGITRLRRGDAVGLGELMTKDHRLLAILGVSSPELDRLVSAALPDSYGAKLTGAGGGGSMIALTDRPKQVSEAIRLKGGIPYEVAIGEDGVRIEH, from the coding sequence TTGAGCCAAACCTCCTCGGCGCCGGGTAAGATGATTCTGCTGGGAGAGCACGCCGTGGTCTTTGGGCAGCCAGCCATAGCCGTGGCCGTGAATCTGAGGTTGAGGTGTCGCATGGAACCCGCGACCTCATCGACGCTGAACGGGGCGCCGCTTTCGGAGATATCTCATTCCTACGTCCACCACGCCATACGCCTTTCGGGTCATGAGGGCCCCTTGGCCTTGACCACCGCCTCTGAGATTCCCTCGGGTTCAGGTCTGGGATCTTCCGCTGCGGTGAGCACCTCCCTGCTAGCGCTACTTCTCTCCCGCAGAGGGTCGTTCTCAGGGGAGGATGTGGCCAGGAAGGCCTTCGAAGTGGAGCTGGCGGTCCAGGGCCGGGCCAGTCCGGTGGACACTTCGACCAGCGTGCATGGGCGAGGCGTTCTGATCGACAACGCTCCTGGTGAGAACTTGCTCTGGCGCATCCAGAAGGATTCGCGGGAGTGGTACGTTCATCATTGCGACGTTCCCCGGCTCACGTTCGTCATAGGGTTCACCGGGATCCGTGCATCCACCGGTCCGCTGGTGGCGAAGGTTAAGCGTTACCACGACCGCACCGTCTTCGCTAGGGATATCATCCAGGAGATAGGGCAGCTGACGAGGGAAGGGATTACCAGGCTGAGACGAGGCGATGCGGTGGGACTGGGTGAGCTCATGACCAAGGACCATCGCCTGCTGGCCATCCTAGGCGTCTCCTCCCCGGAGCTTGACAGATTGGTATCGGCCGCTCTGCCTGATTCCTATGGCGCCAAGTTGACCGGCGCGGGGGGAGGGGGAAGCATGATTGCGTTGACAGACCGCCCGAAGCAAGTGAGCGAGGCCATCCGCCTCAAAGGCGGCATCCCGTACGAGGTCGCCATCGGGGAGGATGGAGTGCGCATCGAGCATTGA
- a CDS encoding lamin tail domain-containing protein, producing the protein MSFALAAVLIMVLAGASVAVLSSIEDHEQSSRDLDAYLEGMLRMAEEERMVLERKAYAEALRTVQSNPLANESTLGSLFEASWDERLRVDYPRHSSSFSLDVQRNSVALSFLRLSAGEVTQWGQSGGGTAQLTNVTIPSYLTVTGNVTFNVSCGNGYLLKTEDMDSRLYLPVPLLQNRLEAFASAVSGDKNHFENIVRYELSALVQKRALARLDRFGLCSPTALLTEQDVENAVNLAVVLEEVRLFRNYDLSNTFSILAGMASSEEALQLAERTLASRGQLDPADLFLSLLGEDQLDTRTVVAQSLFAAADGLVLRWLDYLHVMDLGRFLEGAVESVQLTISNVLSALFGGDPTNELALDWMRKRLDAAGVPESEYRYLNCGSPDFLIEIPHRTISVLNDDGETVLFELEGLQELDFPSLDLISSPEWRSFYVDYKASTFEMGEALEQFVKSVAMGVAENLDLEQVGLRLDPMDQECFLSELDEALEGALSAGNGWLDLAVAKASHAQRLHDGMALAFVTFVSSRWMEIFQANRSVNWALSKMAYQLANDSLAGEGFGPEALKAAGQSIAWDMVLDTSWGIRETAMEAFYRRVEGRIQLFDAVFSNVTIDGHGFSLNDAVVRLALGAIGMVPGAGEVVRRLAMRMIDDLEQGSRLRGDKVTIALHGLGPLPLRLENEVVAKEELLPQVQMPWTTGDGLLEVSIKYPFQYAREAEDYPNRRVTDLNNLTLCPFQSQFEVAVRGQLQLTLGCSGELSSIAGGSPQASANVPFDFRFGLCTSSGWPLDGVDYRPTMTALKQMEQVFQAIWDGIVGALQWAWDGINSIFSFLQDVVSTVLSYAMQAVQWLSDLVTQVVQGIKDILESGFSSFAEWLGRTVTDTVGKIKVSFSLLGIQFLLETDVNDIPYGRSRDYLRLTGTVDLGGTKLSLTMRVASIYKKGTDIVFNSTMLGDGWVAKGTFDPLMIVCDHLFELVGSFPSFVIELCMPKIVQYDVLRFSLADVPGIGAFLSRIPLPIPGLTGSIDAGFELKYNRPINDHVVINEVELNPQGADAGREWVELYNPSAMDVEVSGWYLETSHGSQEVDAIEDEVIPPRGYLVHVFPKLMLDNGGEHDAPLGESVVLRDASGTKVDSTQFLTDYYGDGRTWQRKTDGAESWTFKDGTRGSRNHFQTVVMNDRDVMMHALGEAALRAFGRFASANAFSLDSLASLITGVIKEVLDTVIDILADAVVEMGLFLELKLQDCTQSFSGSLRLSLLVTGDFVREGLQWIADAVRSALCGFANPAAAMPKAHSLDELLDDVYIRFGAYGQAGLPRILGSIGDGVKFSFGGQIQVNLAAFIPPRHGPQNWSVVFGVLFEGIDGRYLSTLFNTDADKLVDCWVLWASLHANGQNQGNAIEVRGM; encoded by the coding sequence ATGTCCTTCGCCCTTGCCGCCGTGCTCATCATGGTGCTCGCGGGGGCCAGCGTGGCTGTTCTTTCGAGCATCGAGGATCACGAGCAGAGTTCGCGGGATTTGGACGCCTACCTCGAAGGCATGCTCCGAATGGCGGAGGAAGAGCGAATGGTCCTGGAAAGGAAAGCGTACGCGGAAGCCCTGCGCACGGTCCAGAGCAATCCCTTGGCGAACGAGAGCACGTTGGGTTCGCTTTTCGAGGCAAGTTGGGACGAACGACTGCGGGTGGATTATCCCAGGCATTCTTCCTCTTTCTCTTTGGACGTGCAGCGGAACTCCGTCGCCTTATCGTTCCTCCGTCTGAGCGCTGGCGAGGTGACCCAATGGGGGCAGAGCGGAGGCGGGACCGCTCAGCTGACCAATGTCACGATACCCTCCTACTTGACGGTCACCGGCAACGTCACTTTCAACGTATCCTGCGGGAACGGATACTTGTTGAAGACGGAGGACATGGACAGTCGTCTGTACCTGCCAGTGCCCCTGCTGCAGAACCGCTTGGAGGCGTTCGCCTCTGCCGTCAGCGGCGACAAGAACCACTTCGAGAACATCGTGCGATACGAGCTCTCTGCCCTGGTACAGAAGCGGGCGCTGGCTCGTTTGGACCGATTTGGCCTTTGCTCTCCCACTGCTCTCCTGACAGAACAGGACGTAGAGAACGCTGTCAACCTGGCCGTGGTGCTGGAGGAGGTGCGACTCTTCCGCAACTACGATCTCTCCAACACATTTTCCATACTAGCAGGAATGGCCTCCTCCGAGGAGGCGCTGCAGCTGGCGGAGCGGACGCTCGCATCTCGTGGTCAACTGGACCCGGCCGACCTCTTCCTTTCCCTTCTTGGGGAGGACCAGTTGGACACGAGGACCGTTGTCGCGCAGAGCTTGTTCGCCGCCGCCGATGGCTTGGTGCTCAGGTGGTTGGACTACCTGCACGTGATGGACCTGGGGCGCTTCCTGGAAGGGGCAGTGGAAAGCGTCCAGCTTACGATATCGAACGTGCTCAGCGCGCTGTTCGGGGGCGACCCGACGAATGAGCTCGCCTTGGATTGGATGCGAAAGCGCTTGGACGCCGCTGGTGTTCCCGAGAGCGAGTATCGTTACCTCAACTGTGGTTCCCCGGATTTTCTCATTGAGATACCTCACCGCACCATCTCCGTACTGAACGACGACGGAGAGACCGTGTTGTTTGAGCTAGAGGGGCTCCAGGAACTGGATTTCCCATCCCTCGACCTTATCTCCTCGCCGGAATGGCGTTCGTTCTACGTTGACTACAAGGCCAGCACCTTCGAGATGGGGGAGGCGCTGGAGCAATTCGTCAAGAGCGTTGCCATGGGCGTGGCAGAGAACCTGGACCTGGAGCAAGTGGGGCTCAGGCTCGATCCCATGGACCAGGAATGTTTCCTTTCTGAGCTGGATGAGGCGCTTGAAGGTGCGCTGAGCGCAGGGAATGGTTGGCTGGATCTAGCCGTGGCCAAGGCATCCCACGCCCAGCGACTGCACGACGGCATGGCGCTCGCCTTCGTCACGTTCGTTTCCTCCCGCTGGATGGAGATATTCCAGGCCAACCGTTCGGTCAATTGGGCGCTTTCAAAGATGGCATACCAGCTGGCCAACGACTCCCTGGCAGGAGAGGGGTTCGGGCCGGAGGCGCTGAAGGCAGCCGGCCAAAGCATCGCTTGGGACATGGTGCTGGACACATCCTGGGGGATCAGAGAAACGGCCATGGAGGCCTTCTATCGGAGAGTGGAGGGGCGCATTCAACTGTTCGATGCCGTCTTCAGCAACGTGACCATAGATGGTCATGGATTCTCCCTCAACGATGCCGTGGTGCGCCTGGCCTTGGGCGCGATAGGCATGGTGCCCGGAGCGGGGGAAGTGGTGCGACGTCTTGCCATGCGGATGATCGACGACCTGGAACAAGGCAGCCGCCTACGCGGTGATAAGGTGACGATAGCGCTGCACGGCCTCGGGCCTCTGCCTTTGCGCCTGGAGAACGAGGTGGTGGCCAAGGAAGAACTGCTGCCCCAAGTGCAAATGCCTTGGACGACGGGGGATGGGCTGCTCGAAGTGAGCATCAAGTACCCATTCCAGTACGCCCGTGAGGCGGAGGACTACCCCAACCGTCGTGTCACCGACCTGAACAACCTCACCCTCTGCCCCTTCCAGAGTCAGTTCGAGGTGGCGGTCAGAGGGCAGCTCCAACTGACGCTTGGCTGTTCTGGCGAGCTCTCGTCCATTGCCGGTGGCTCACCTCAGGCAAGCGCCAACGTGCCATTCGATTTCCGTTTCGGGCTCTGCACCAGCAGCGGGTGGCCCTTGGACGGAGTGGACTACCGGCCCACGATGACCGCCCTCAAGCAGATGGAACAGGTCTTCCAGGCCATATGGGATGGCATCGTGGGTGCGCTCCAATGGGCCTGGGATGGGATCAACTCCATCTTCTCCTTCCTCCAGGATGTGGTGTCGACCGTACTCTCCTACGCGATGCAGGCGGTTCAGTGGTTGTCGGACCTGGTGACGCAGGTGGTCCAAGGGATCAAGGACATCCTGGAAAGCGGTTTCTCCTCCTTCGCCGAATGGCTGGGTCGGACGGTCACCGACACGGTGGGCAAGATCAAGGTGTCCTTCAGCCTGCTTGGCATCCAGTTCCTCTTGGAGACGGATGTTAACGACATCCCCTATGGCCGGAGCCGAGACTATCTTCGTTTGACAGGTACCGTGGACTTGGGTGGCACCAAGCTAAGCCTGACCATGCGTGTAGCCAGCATCTACAAGAAAGGCACGGACATCGTCTTCAACAGCACCATGTTGGGAGATGGTTGGGTGGCCAAGGGCACGTTCGATCCGCTCATGATCGTTTGCGACCACCTCTTCGAGCTGGTCGGGTCTTTCCCCAGCTTCGTGATCGAGCTCTGCATGCCCAAGATCGTGCAGTACGATGTCCTGCGGTTCTCCCTGGCGGACGTGCCAGGCATCGGTGCTTTCCTGTCCCGCATCCCCCTTCCCATTCCCGGCCTCACGGGTTCCATCGACGCTGGCTTCGAGCTCAAATACAACCGTCCGATCAATGACCACGTGGTCATAAACGAGGTGGAGCTCAATCCTCAGGGTGCCGATGCTGGAAGGGAATGGGTCGAGCTCTACAATCCATCTGCCATGGACGTGGAGGTCTCCGGCTGGTATCTGGAGACCTCGCACGGCTCGCAGGAAGTGGATGCCATCGAGGACGAGGTCATTCCTCCGCGGGGCTATCTGGTGCACGTGTTCCCGAAATTGATGCTGGACAACGGAGGTGAGCACGACGCCCCGCTGGGTGAATCTGTGGTGCTCCGGGATGCCTCTGGCACCAAGGTCGATTCCACTCAGTTCCTCACCGACTACTACGGCGATGGTCGCACCTGGCAGAGGAAGACCGACGGAGCGGAGAGCTGGACGTTCAAGGATGGGACCCGGGGCAGCAGGAACCACTTCCAGACGGTGGTGATGAACGACCGCGATGTGATGATGCATGCTCTGGGGGAGGCAGCCCTGCGAGCTTTCGGCCGCTTCGCCAGTGCCAACGCATTCAGCCTGGATTCGCTTGCCAGTCTGATCACCGGCGTGATCAAGGAAGTGCTGGACACGGTGATCGACATTCTGGCCGATGCGGTGGTGGAGATGGGCCTGTTCTTGGAACTTAAGCTGCAGGACTGCACTCAGAGCTTCAGCGGTTCCCTGCGTCTCAGCCTCTTGGTCACGGGTGACTTCGTGAGGGAGGGGCTGCAATGGATCGCCGACGCGGTCCGTTCTGCCCTATGCGGTTTCGCCAACCCGGCTGCCGCGATGCCGAAGGCGCACTCTCTGGACGAGTTGCTGGATGATGTGTACATTCGGTTTGGAGCCTACGGTCAGGCGGGGCTTCCCCGCATCCTAGGTTCGATTGGCGATGGGGTCAAGTTCAGCTTCGGCGGGCAGATCCAGGTGAACCTTGCTGCATTCATCCCTCCTAGGCACGGACCTCAGAACTGGAGCGTGGTCTTCGGGGTCTTATTCGAGGGCATCGATGGGCGCTACCTGAGCACGCTCTTCAACACAGATGCGGACAAACTGGTGGACTGCTGGGTGTTGTGGGCTTCACTGCATGCCAACGGGCAGAACCAGGGGAACGCGATCGAGGTGAGGGGCATGTGA
- a CDS encoding radical SAM protein, translating into MIAKESGLQKGLPKKTGSLCPECKKIIIASLYERDGKVMIEKSCPEHGKTTDVYWSDVEMYLKAENFAYDGIGVENPAIPNAKVCPNECGLCQLHLSHTALANVDLTNRCNLKCPICFANANAAGYVYEPSYEQVAKMLTMLREERPVPTPAVQFSGGEPTIYPRFVDVIKKAKELGFSQIQAASNGIRFAKEPEFLREAVDAGLNTIYLQFDGLTDDIYMASRGAPLVETKKKVIENVRKLQKKPSIVLVPTIVKGINDDQVGEIFRYAVENIDVIRGINYQPVAFTGRIDQDERAKQRYTLPDLVKDLEKQTGKVTKADFYPVPSVVPVSTLISALLGESKVTFTTHPHCGLATYLFVQDQDHIIPLTRFVDVEPLFKELYALSLKADKAKVKFPQKVKAFNILKKYVDKDKAPEGLDLVKFLQMMNTVLGDSSKKSLSEFSWNMMFVGGMHFQDGYNYDIERVKRCAIHYTTPDNRIIPFCAYNSGPTYRTEIEKKFSVPLEEWRKTRGAEYT; encoded by the coding sequence ATGATCGCGAAAGAGAGCGGTCTCCAGAAAGGGCTCCCCAAGAAGACGGGGTCTCTCTGTCCAGAGTGCAAGAAGATCATCATCGCCTCGCTCTATGAGAGGGATGGCAAGGTGATGATCGAGAAGAGCTGCCCGGAGCATGGTAAGACCACGGACGTCTACTGGTCCGACGTCGAGATGTACCTGAAGGCGGAGAACTTCGCTTATGACGGTATAGGGGTAGAGAACCCGGCCATCCCCAACGCCAAGGTCTGCCCGAACGAATGTGGGTTATGCCAATTGCATCTGTCCCATACCGCCCTGGCCAACGTCGACCTCACCAATCGCTGTAACCTCAAGTGCCCCATCTGTTTTGCCAACGCGAACGCCGCCGGCTACGTCTACGAGCCGAGTTACGAACAAGTTGCGAAAATGCTCACCATGCTGCGCGAGGAACGCCCGGTCCCGACCCCGGCGGTGCAGTTCTCTGGCGGTGAGCCGACCATCTACCCCCGCTTCGTGGACGTCATCAAGAAGGCGAAGGAGCTAGGCTTCTCCCAGATCCAGGCCGCCAGCAACGGCATCCGTTTCGCCAAGGAGCCAGAATTCCTGAGAGAGGCGGTGGACGCAGGCTTGAACACCATCTACCTGCAGTTCGACGGTCTGACCGATGATATCTACATGGCCTCGCGCGGCGCACCCCTCGTGGAAACGAAGAAGAAGGTCATCGAGAACGTGCGCAAGCTCCAGAAGAAGCCCTCCATCGTGCTCGTGCCGACCATCGTCAAAGGCATCAACGACGATCAGGTGGGCGAGATATTCCGCTATGCCGTGGAGAACATAGATGTCATCAGAGGCATCAACTATCAGCCGGTGGCATTCACGGGCCGCATCGACCAGGATGAGAGGGCCAAGCAGCGCTATACCCTTCCCGACCTGGTGAAGGACCTGGAGAAGCAGACCGGCAAGGTGACCAAAGCGGACTTTTACCCTGTGCCGTCGGTAGTGCCAGTGTCCACCTTGATCTCGGCACTATTAGGAGAGTCGAAGGTCACTTTCACCACCCACCCGCACTGCGGCTTGGCCACGTACCTTTTCGTCCAGGACCAGGACCACATCATTCCGCTCACAAGGTTCGTGGACGTGGAACCTCTCTTCAAGGAGCTCTACGCCCTCTCGCTGAAAGCGGACAAGGCCAAGGTCAAATTCCCCCAGAAAGTTAAGGCATTCAACATCCTGAAGAAGTACGTCGACAAAGACAAAGCTCCGGAAGGACTGGATTTGGTCAAGTTCCTGCAGATGATGAATACCGTGCTCGGTGATTCGTCGAAGAAGAGCTTGTCGGAGTTCTCCTGGAACATGATGTTCGTAGGGGGTATGCATTTCCAGGATGGCTACAACTACGATATCGAGCGGGTCAAGAGGTGTGCCATCCATTACACCACGCCGGACAACCGCATCATCCCCTTCTGCGCCTACAACAGCGGCCCGACGTACCGCACGGAGATCGAGAAGAAGTTTTCCGTGCCATTGGAGGAGTGGCGCAAGACCAGAGGGGCGGAATATACATGA
- a CDS encoding cation:proton antiporter, protein MAQEAAIWFQMTFLLLIAVLSHFLIIRIGQPLVIGEIIIGIIIGPSVVGTLFGIKLIDPAMISVFAQLGAIVLLFLIGLEANLSRIYTKRNAAIALGGVLVPWGAGYLVAIVMLPGATVAQGIFIGATLVATSVSVTASVLLELRMIDHDVGCAILGAAVVDDILGMIVLGIAGGFASGGIDAGHILYLIVAAVVFIAAAIFVGTRVFCRIITKAEEEGKARGIKHTGFMLAFALALSYAYIAEVIGISAIVGAFVAGAVFSSFPIRREFQQGTEYLSVILVPVFFISLGALFDVSGLSTLLLFALVLTAVAALTKVVGCGIPARAFGMSRRESLAVGLGMVPRLEVALIIALYGLQKGIIGQDLYSVVIFMGVATALFTPTFFKWALKGVPRSRTGEKIEG, encoded by the coding sequence ATGGCTCAGGAGGCGGCGATCTGGTTCCAGATGACTTTTCTCCTGCTTATCGCCGTGCTAAGCCATTTCTTGATCATCCGCATTGGGCAGCCCCTGGTCATCGGAGAGATCATCATCGGGATCATAATCGGACCGAGCGTTGTTGGGACCCTCTTCGGAATCAAGCTCATCGATCCAGCCATGATCTCAGTGTTCGCGCAGCTAGGCGCGATAGTGCTCCTTTTCCTCATCGGCCTTGAGGCTAATCTAAGCCGCATCTACACCAAGCGGAACGCGGCCATTGCATTGGGCGGGGTCTTGGTGCCTTGGGGGGCAGGTTATCTGGTCGCGATCGTCATGCTTCCGGGTGCCACCGTGGCCCAGGGCATATTTATCGGGGCAACCTTAGTGGCCACCAGCGTCTCCGTCACCGCCAGCGTGCTGCTGGAACTGAGGATGATCGACCACGACGTGGGCTGCGCCATCCTGGGGGCGGCGGTGGTGGATGACATTCTGGGTATGATCGTCCTGGGCATCGCAGGTGGTTTCGCGAGCGGAGGCATCGATGCCGGGCACATCCTATATTTGATCGTGGCGGCGGTGGTCTTCATCGCGGCGGCCATCTTCGTGGGCACCAGGGTCTTCTGCCGGATAATCACCAAGGCGGAGGAGGAGGGCAAGGCCAGGGGCATCAAGCACACCGGCTTCATGCTGGCCTTCGCCCTTGCCTTGTCGTACGCCTACATCGCCGAGGTCATCGGCATCTCCGCCATCGTGGGTGCTTTCGTCGCTGGTGCCGTCTTCTCGTCCTTTCCGATCAGAAGGGAGTTCCAGCAAGGTACCGAGTATCTGAGCGTCATCCTCGTTCCAGTCTTCTTCATTTCCCTGGGTGCCCTGTTCGACGTCTCGGGGCTGAGCACGCTCTTGCTCTTCGCGCTCGTGCTGACCGCGGTCGCCGCTCTGACCAAGGTCGTGGGATGTGGCATCCCCGCACGAGCTTTCGGTATGTCCCGCCGCGAGTCGCTGGCCGTCGGATTGGGGATGGTCCCGCGGCTGGAGGTGGCGTTGATCATCGCGCTCTATGGGCTGCAGAAAGGCATCATTGGTCAAGACCTCTATTCGGTGGTAATCTTCATGGGCGTGGCCACCGCCCTGTTCACTCCCACGTTCTTCAAGTGGGCTCTGAAGGGCGTTCCAAGAAGCAGGACAGGGGAAAAGATAGAAGGCTGA
- a CDS encoding 4Fe-4S binding protein → MSEATWAKVNNEKCMHCGACVGSCPQNAIYLAEVLLAFSDACNRCGRCVKLCPVGAIRMEGKK, encoded by the coding sequence ATGAGCGAGGCGACCTGGGCGAAGGTCAACAATGAGAAGTGCATGCATTGTGGGGCTTGCGTCGGTTCCTGCCCCCAGAACGCCATCTACTTGGCCGAGGTGCTGCTGGCATTCAGCGACGCCTGCAACCGCTGCGGCCGCTGCGTCAAGCTGTGCCCCGTGGGCGCTATTAGGATGGAGGGAAAGAAATGA